A stretch of the Aphelocoma coerulescens isolate FSJ_1873_10779 chromosome 22, UR_Acoe_1.0, whole genome shotgun sequence genome encodes the following:
- the SFTPC gene encoding surfactant protein C — MDDSSKEALMEEAPPRYTESPRLPCIPHELKSLLLMVVLVVVALVVVNVTFLLLGLHLSESHAETVLRMTIHGLDGEGTPQQLAMSKKERTGTFAVRDGLNASATVVYDYSKLLVGYRSWRHRACYITRVDKDNFPGLDAATETFQRRQDEDTGDKAVPLADRSILGTTINILCSSVPVFWVLGWEREEEEEEEEEEAAMESSMKQVVLEEEDSGNGCCCPGCCLPCTMCCTKCCAKCARCCCLPKCCGCPKCPKCLGCPKCPGCGGCGGCLKKSLCFVPRLLCYLPHKLLSCGHLRCLLIVVVVVVLLVVIIAGALLMWLSVDQHHADTVLRSHLWTGPAWEEDAATFYLDSGDGNAAMVIYDYKNLLVSYRPRLHRACYVTRVDKDNVPGLDTVVETFQRRQAEDRISMPLADRSLLGTTASILCSLLPVYWA, encoded by the exons ATGGACGACAGCTCCAAAGAGGCGCTGATGGAGGAGGCACCTCCG AGGTACACGGAGTCGCCGCGCCTGCCCTGCATCCCCCACGAGCTCAAGAGCCTCCTGCtgatggtggtgctggtggtggtggccctcgtggtggtcaacgtcaccttcctcctgctggggctgcacCTCAGCGAGTCACACGCCGAGACG GTGTTGCGGATGACCATCCACGGGCTGGATGGCGAGGGGACCCCCCAGCAGCTCGCCATGAGCAAGAAGGAAAGGACCGGGACGTTCGCGGTGCGGGACGGGCTCAACGCCTCGGCCACGGTGGTGTACGACTACAGCAAG CTGCTGGTCGGCTACAGGTCCTGGCGTCACCGCGCCTGCTACATCACCCGCGTGGACAAGGACAACTTCCCGGGGCTGGACGCTGCCACCGAGACCTTCCAGCGCCGGCAG GATGAggacactggggacaaggcCGTGCCCCTGGCTGACCGCTCCATCCTGGGCACCACCATCAACATCCTCTGCAGCAGCGTCCCCGTGTTCTGGGT gctgggctgggagcgggaggaggaggaggaggaggaagaggaggaggcagccATGGAGAGCAGCATGAAGCAGGTGGTGCTTGAAGAGGAG GACTCGGGgaatggctgctgctgcccaggctgctgcttgcCCTGCACCATGTGCTGCACCAAATGCTGCGCCAAATGCGCCCggtgctgctgcctgcccaAGTGCTGCGGGTGCCCCAAGTGCCCCAAGTGCCTCGGGTGCCCCAAGTGTCCCGGCTGCGGTGGCTGCGGTGGCTGCCTCAAGAAGTCCCTGTGCTTCGTCCCTCGGCTGCTCTGCTACCTGCCCCACAAGCTCCTGAGCTGCGGCCACCTCCGCTGCCTGCTCATCGTGGTGGTCGTGGTGGTCCTGCTGGTGGTCATCATCGCCGGCGCCCTGCTGATGTGGCTGAGCGTTGACCAGCACCACGCCGACACC GTCCTGCGGAGCCACTTGTGGACTGGACCGGCCTGGGAAGAGGACGCGGCCACTTTCTACCTGGACAGCGGGGACGGGAATGCGGCCATGGTCATCTATGACTACAAGAAT CTGCTGGTGAGCTACAGACCCCGGCTGCACCGCGCCTGCTACGTGACCCGCGTGGACAAGGACAACGTCCCGGGGCTGGACACCGTGGTCGAGACCTTCCAGCGCCGGCAG GCTGAGGACAGGATCTCCATGCCCCTGGCTGACCGCTCCCTCCTGGGCACCACGGCGAGCATCCTCTGCAGCCTCCTCCCTGTCTACTGGGCTTAG
- the LGI3 gene encoding leucine-rich repeat LGI family member 3 encodes MELRRGRRMLRDQLPARLLLLLLLAVAWLWLPAEGRRPPRPPPCPPTCSCTRDTAFCVDSKAVPKNLPPEVISLTMVNAAFTEIREAAFAHIPSLQFLLLNSNKFTLIGDNAFAGLSHLQYLFIENNDIQALSKGTFRGLKSLTHLSLANNNLQTLPRDLFKPLDILSDLDLRGNTLACDCKIKWLVEWLESTNTTVPAVFCSSPGQFEGQRIRDLALSDFQCITTDFVMHQVLPFQAVSAEPFTYASDLYVALAQPSASSCSILKWDYVERKLRDFDRIPAHSAVHCKPIVAQDQLYVVVAQLFGGSYIYRWDTAVDKFIKIQDIDSQKIRKPNDIEAFQIEGDWYFVIADSSKAGSTSLYRLNQNGFYSHQALHAWHRDTDVEYVENNGKPRLIISSSSQAPVIYQWSRAQKQFVPQGEVGEMLDVQMVKHFKTKRDQFLCLSRYIGDSKVVRWEGQRFVEVQTLPSRGSMVMQPFAVGQRQYLALGSDFSFTHVYLWEEEKQKFAKFQELSVQAPRAFRAVPAADVQLLLAPSFKANTLVYRHVVVDLSL; translated from the exons ATGGAGCTGCGGCGCGGGAGGAGGATGCTGAGGGACCAGCTCCCCGctcgcctcctcctcctcctcctgctcgcCGTGGCCTGGCTCTGGCTGCCGGCGGAGGGGCggcggcccccccggccccccccttGCCCCCCAACCTGCTCCTGCACCCGGGACACGGCTTTTTGCGTGGACTCCAAGGCTGTGCCCAAAAACCTGCCCCCCGAGGTCATCTCGCT GACGATGGTGAACGCAGCCTTCACGGAGATCCGGGAGGCGGCTTTCGCCCACATCCCCTCCCTGCAGTTCCT CCTCCTCAACTCCAACAAGTTCACGCTGATCGGGGACAACGCCTTCGCGGGGCTCTCGCACCTGCAGTACCT GTTCATTGAGAACAACGACATCCAGGCGCTTTCAAAGGGCACTTTCCGCGGGCTCAAGTCCCTGACACACCT GTCCTTGGCCAACAACAACCTGCAGACTCTGCCTCGGGACCTCTTCAAGCCGCTGGATATCCTGAGTGACCT GGATCTGCGTGGCAACACGCTGGCCTGTGACTGCAAGATCAAGTGGCTGGtggagtggctggagagcaCCAACACCACGGTGCCCGCCGTCTTCTGCAGCAGCCCCGGGCAGTTCGAGGGACAGCGGATCCGGGACCTGGCACTCAGTGACTTCCAGTGCATCACCACAG atTTCGTGAtgcaccaggtcctgccctTCCAGGCGGTGTCGGCCGAGCCCTTCACCTACGCCAGTGATCTGTAcgtggccctggcacagccgagcgccagcagctgctccatccTTAAGTGGGACTACGTAGAGCGCAAACTCCGCGACTTCGACCGCATCCCCG CTCACTCGGCGGTGCACTGCAAGCCCATCGTGGCGCAGGACCAGCTCTACGTGGTGGTGGCGCAGCTCTTTGGAGGCTCCTACATCTACCGCTGGGACACGGCCGTGGACAAGTTCATCAAGATCCAGGACATCGACAGCCAGAAAATCCGCAAGCCCAACGACATCGAGGCCTTCCAGATCGAGGGCGACTGGTATTTCGTCATCGCCGACAGCTCCAAGGCGGGCTCCACCAGCCTCTACCGCCTGAACCAGAATGGGTTTTACTCCCACCAAGCCCTCCACGCCTGGCACCGCGACACCGACGTGGAATACGTGGAGAACAACGGGAAACCCCGGCTGAtcatctccagcagctcccaggcccCCGTCATCTACCAGTGGAGCCGGGCGCAGAAGCAATTCGTGCCGCAGGGCGAGGTGGGCGAGATGCTGGACGTTCAGATGGTCAAACACTTCAAGACCAAGCGGGACCAGTTCCTCTGCCTGAGCCGCTACATCGGCGACTCCAAGGTGGTGCGGTGGGAAGGGCAGCGCTTCGTGGAGGTGCAGACGCTGCCGTCGCGCGGCTCCATGGTGATGCAGCCCTTCGCCGTGGGGCAGCGGCAGTACCTGGCGCTGGGCAGCGACTTCTCCTTCACCCACGTGTACCTGTGGGAAGAGGAGAAGCAGAAGTTCGCCAAGTTCCAGGAGCTGTCGGTGCAGGCGCCGCGGGCGTTCCGGGCCGTGCCGGCGGCCGacgtgcagctgctgctggcgcCCAGCTTCAAGGCCAACACGCTGGTGTACCGGCACGTGGTGGTGGACCTCAGCCTGTAG